GTAATCAAGAGAAGTTTTGGCGAGAGAAATCTCCTGTAAAAGCTTCTGAAAAATTTCATGAACGGGCAGAATCTCCTTAACCAAACCGGAGCTCTGCCCGGCTTCGAACTGTCCTTCTTCGTAGTTCCCTTCGAAGATTCCCAGCATTTCCCGTTTCCTGCCGAGAGCTTCGATGATTTCCTCTTTGGTAGCCCCTTTTTTCTCGAGTTCGAGAACCTGCAGTGAAAACGGATTTTTGATCATTCTTGCGAGTCCTGCATTTCGGAGTCCGAGGATTGTTCCGTTATCTGAAGCTTCAATCACCATCTGTTTATAAAGAGGATGAGCAGAAGATTCAAGTGATGCGGCAAAGAGAGTCCCAATTTGCACACCGGATGCTCCGAGAGCTAGGCAGGCAGCTACTTGGCGACCGTCAGCAATTCCCCCTGCAGCGATAACAGGGATTTTTAACGCATCAACCAGTTGTGGAATCAGGCAGAGAGTGGTTATTTCATCTGGTCCGTTGTGCCCTCCGGCTTCCACTCCTTCACCAACAACGGCATCGCAACCGACTTCCTGGGATTTGAGTCCCTGCTTTATGTTAGAAACCACATGGATAACCTTGGCGCCATTTGATTTCAATCTTTCGATATGTCGCCCTGGGTGACCCGCAGAAGTAAAGACAATTTTCACATCTTCTTCAAGCACCACATCCACAAGAGCTGAAATATCCTCTCTGAGTTGCGGGAGGTTAACTCCGAAAGGTTTTGAAGTGGCGGCCCTGCATTTTCGAATATGTTCTCTCAGAAGGTCAGGTTTCATTGAGCCTGCACCGATGAGACCGAGTCCGCCGTTTTCTGATACTGCGGATGCGAGCTTCCAGCCGGAGACCCAAACCATGCCACCGGAGATTATGGGGAGAGAGATGTTAAAAAGTTTTGTGATGTTTGTTTGAATTGTCATTTTATTTCAAGGAATTTTACGAAATTTATTAGTTAAAATAATATTTATTCTCAAATACGAGGATATCATCGGACTGATCTCCATTCCTTCTTTCTTTATGCGTCTCAAATTCCTTCAAAACAAGGATAATTACATCTGGTTGATACTTGTTCTGGCTCTCGTTTTGAGGTTGGGAGCGTTTTTTTCGTTTCAGCCTTGGGACCCGATTACACAAAACGAAGTTGTTCTCAGATTCGATGCTGCTCAATATCATTCACTGGCAGTAAGTCTTACCGAGGGACATTATCAGGGAAACGCTTTTTGGGCGCCTGGTTATCCATTTTTTGCTGCCCTGGTCTACCACATTTTTGGTCCAAAACCTTGGGCTGTTTTGATGCTAAATTGTTTTATTGGGTTAATTTCAGTCTTTCTTCTTGAGAAAATGGGAACAAAGTTTTTCGGAAAGAAGACCGGACTTCTCGTAGCTCTTTTGATGGCGATTGAGCCTCATCAAATAATGTACTCTCAGATGTTTTATACAGAGAATTTGTTTATTCCGCTATTATTGGCTTCTGCTTTCTGTTTACTGCTTTATGTCGAGAAATCAGAGATCAACAAACTGATATTATCGGCTTTTTTCCTGGCATTATGTGTTTATATCAGACCCGCAGCAAATTACCTTGTCATTGTTTGGGCGGGATTTCTGCTGTATCATTTTGGCAAAAAGTGGAAGGAGGGGGGGAAGGCGGCTTCAATTTTGGCCGGAGTAATGCTACTTATTCTTTCACCCTGGTTAATAAGAAATTATGTGCTTTACGGTTACTTCGGACATACAACTAACGGTGGATTCAATGTCGCATATATATTCGCAAGTTCGATCTATGAAAATCAGTATGGGATGACAAAGGATTCAAGTCTCGCAATTCTTCAGGACAGGGTTCAAAAATCAGGAAAAGACCTCAGCAATCCATTTATTTTGGATCAGGTCGAGGCAGAAGTCGGTTGGCAAGTTATAAAATCCCATCCGAAGGAGTACCTTGTTAATCACTTTTTTGGCAGTACAAATATTTACTTCTCACTTTCAACTAATCTTCTTGCAGAAATATTGCATATCAAGGATCAGCTTCTCGTTCAGCCGAAAGGAAGCCCTGCTTACAATCATATAGATGAATTTCTTGAGAGAAAGGCAACTCCTTTGGTGGTAGCGGGTGCCTTTATTTTGTTGTATATGACTGTTATATATTCGTTTGTTCTTCGCGGAATCCTGGTAATGTACAAAGATGGACAGAAGGAGATTCTTTTCTTTTTACTCCTGACAATTCTCTATTTTACTTTAATAATTGGTCCTTTAGGTGGAAGTGTCAGGTTCAAGGTGCCGATTACTCCCTTCTACCTGATTATTGCTGCAGTTGGAATGATCAAGTCTTTCCCCCTGATATCATTTTGGTCGAAAAAGGAGAAAGCCTGAATATAGCGATCAGAAATTTGGTTACAAAGCAAAAAAATAAATATCTTTGTTGTTCATTTAAAAAAAATTCTTCATGCGAGCAATAATACCGGTAGCCGGCATCGGCAGCCGATTAAAACCACATACCAATACGATTCCAAAAGTGCTTCTTACCGTAGGTGACAAGCCAATTCTTGGTCATATCCTGCAGAAGCTGCTTGATTCAGGGATTCATGAAGCCACCTTTGTTACGGGTCATCTCGGCGGAATGATAAAACATTATGTCGAGAAAAACTTTCCGATGATTGATTCTATCTTCGTTGAGCAAAAGAAGCAGGAGGGTCTCGGTCACGCGATATATCAGGCTGCGCATACTTTTGGCAACGATGAAATATTTATAATTCTCGGTGATACAATATTTGATGTCGATCTGGATAAGGTTTTCTCATTGGGAGCAAGTGCATTAGGGCTTAAATATGTAGACGACCCCCGCAGGTTTGGTGTCGCAATAATTGAGGACGGAGAAATTAAACAGCTTGTTGAAAAGCCGGAAGTTCCACCTTCAAACATGGCTATTGTGGGTTTGTATTACATAAGGAATTCGGAAAAACTTGCAGAGTGTCTCAAGCACAACATCGACAAAGATATCCGCACCCGTGGTGAATTCCAGTTGACGGACGCACTTCAGATGATGCTCGATCAGGGAGAGAAAATGGTGCCATTCACTGTGGATGGCTGGTATGATTGCGGTAAACCTGAAACTTTATTGGAGACAAACAGGTTTTTATTATCGAAGCACCATGATTCAAACGGGAGTGGCAAAGTTGTTATTAACCCGCCATGCTACATACATCCCAGCGCAGTAATTATAAATTCCGTTGTCGGACCCTTTGTTACCATTTCAGAGGGGGTAAAAATTTCGGAGTCGGTAGTAAAAAATTCTATTATAGGACCCCATGCCGAGGTGGAGAGATGTATCTTTGAAGATTCTCTGATCGGTGCAAATTCATTTTTGCGGGGAAAATACACCCGGGTAAATACCGGTGATTCATCAGAAATTGATTTTAATTAAACAGTCTAAACGAGGAAAAAACCAAGATGTCATTTTATTTCACATCTGAATCGGTGTCTGAAGGACACCCCGATAAATTGTGCGATGCTATTTCCGATGCGGTTCTTGATGCCATATACGAGCAGGACCCCAACTCTAGAGTAGCTTGCGAAACCTATGCCACTACCGGACTTGTTGTAGTAGGTGGCGAGATAACCACAAATGCATACATCGATCTTAATAAAGTAGTAAGACAAACAATCGAAGAGATCGGCTATACCAAATCAGAATATAAATTTGCTGCTGAAAGTGTTGGTATTGTCAATGTAATGCATGAACAGTCAAGAGACATTGCAATGGGAGTTGATACAGGCGGTGCCGGAGATCAGGGTATTATGTTTGGATTTGCATGCGATCAGACAGAAGAATTGATGCCTTTGCCGATAGTTCTTTCACACAAACTGGTGGCAAAACTTGCAGAGATCAGAAAATCCAACAATGGTTTGATGAAATGGTTGAGACCCGACTCAAAATCACAGGTCACAGTTGAATATTCTGATGACAAAACCCCGCTTCGCGTTGATGCAGTGGTAATTTCCACTCAGCACGATGCAGATGTCGATCAAGAGACCATCAAAAATGAAGTTATTGAAAATGTAATAAAGACGGTGATACCTGCAAATCTTCTCGATGAAAACACCAAATTCCACATCAATCCGACCGGAAGATTTGAAATTGGCGGACCACACGGAGATACAGGTCTTACAGGCAGAAAAATCATTGTTGACACCTACGGTGGATGGGCTCCTCATGGTGGTGGTGCATTTTCGGGAAAAGATCCTTCCAAAGTTGACAGAAGTGCCACTTACGCAGCCCGTCACATCGCAAAGAATGTAGTTGCTGCAGGACTTGCGAAAGAATGCCTGATTCAGGTTGCTTACGCGATCGGTGTCGCTCAGCCTGTTTCGATATTTGTTAACACCTATGGTACCGGAAAGATTGAAGACAAAGCGATTGCAAAAATGATCGAAAAAGAAGTTGATCTTACACCAAAAGGAATTATTGAAAGACTTCAACTCAGGAGACCCGTTTACAGAGCAACCGCAGCATACGGTCACTTTGGCAGAAGTGGAGACGGATTTACCTGGGAGAAACTCGACCTGGTAGATACTTTCAAGAAATACGCTAATTAATTTGTTTTATACACTCGATTATATGAAAATCAGGAGTCTTATTTAATGGATCACAAACAAGGTCACTACAAAGTTAGAGACATTTCCCTCGCTGAAGCGGGAAGAATGAAAATAGAGTGGGCAGAGTCAAGAATGCCCGTAATGATGAAAATCAGAAAAGAAGTTGAAGTCACAAAACCGTTGGCAGGTTACAAAATCGCCGGCTGTCTTCATGTTACAAAAGAAACTGCAGTTCTCATCGAAACCCTTTCTGCAGCAGGTGCAAAAGTTTCATGGAGCGGATGCAATCCACTTTCTACTCAGGATGACATTGCAGCAGCTCTTGCCGCCAATGGAACCGAAATTTATGCATGGCACGGAATGAATGTTGAAGAATTCTACTGGTGCATCGAACGCACACTCGACATGAAACCAAACCTTACACTCGATGATGGCGCTGATCTTATCTTCACAGTTCACAACAAATTCCCTGAACTCATTCCTACCATAATTGGTGGTACAGAAGAGACTACAACCGGTGTTCACAGACTTAGAGCAATGGCAGATGCAGGTGCATTGAAATATCCTGTAATTGCAGTAAATGATGCTGAAACAAAATGGGATTTTGATAATGTGTTCGGAACAGGTCAGTCATCAATCGATGGTATTCTCAGAGCTACATCAATTCTGCTTGCAGGTAAAAACTTCGTGGTAGCCGGTTACGGTCACTGCGGAAGTGGTGTTGCAAAGAGAGCCCAAGGAATGGGTGCAAATGTTATAGCTACCGAAGTTAAACCTACTGCAGCTCTCAAAGCTACACTCGAAGGTATGCGCGTCATGACAATGGATCAGGCTGCAGCTATCGGCGATGTATTCATTACAGCTACCGGTATCAAAGATATCATTGTAAAGAGACACTTCGAAGTAATGAAAGATGGCGCAATTATCTGCAACACCGGTCATTATGACTGCGAAATCAATATCAACGATCTCGAAGCAATCGCTGTGAAGAAAAGAACTGTTCGTCCAAACAACGAAGAGTACACCCTTGCTGACGGAAGAAAAATATATCTTCTTGCACAGGGCAGACTTGTAAATCTCGCCGCTGCTGAAGGACATCCCTCTGAAGTTATGGATATGTCATTTGCCAATCAGTTCATGTCACAGGTTCGCCTCGCAACTGAACACAAGAATGGCAATAAACTTGACAACAAAGTTTATGACATTCCTGAAGCTCAGGATCAGGAAATCGCCGGAATCAAACTTTCTACTCTTGGTTACTCAATCGACAAATTGACACCGGAACAGATTGAATACATGGACGATTATTCAGCAGGAACCTGATTTATTTAGCTATGATCTGTTAGCTATGAACTATGAGCTGATAGTGATTTAGATTTAGTGTTTAAGGCTGCTCGAAAGGGTGGCCTTTTTTATTATAAAGCTGGATTTTTCCTGCTCAAAATTACAGGATTTCTGCATTATTGAATAATTGCATTAATTTGTTCTTCATTTTTTTGATTTTTGGAACAGAAACCGATGGAATTGTACGAGCTTCATCCGATAACACCGCAGAAGAGATTTATCACAAAAGCTGCCGAGTCTCTCCGTGCAGGGGAAATAGTGATATTTCCGACTGACACATATTACGGAATGGGGTGCAGTATTTATGCCAAAGGGGCACTTGAGCGCCTTTTCTCGATCAAGAATGAAACGAGGGACAAGCTGTTCAGTTTTATTGTTCCCGATCTCAAAGACATATCCACACATGCCCGAGTCTCCGATTTTGCTTACAAAAAGATGAGAAAATTGCTTCCGGGTCCATACACATTCATCCTTCCTGCGGCAAGGGAAGTGCCAAAAAGATTGTGGTCGAAAAGAAAAACAGTGGGTATCAGGGTTCCCGATCATGCAATAGCGATTGAACTCGCCAGGGAACTCGGACATCCGATCGTCAGTACCTCCACAACCAACAGAAGAGGTGACATTCTTACACGACCTGAGGAGATTGAATCAGTTTTGGGGTTTGCAGTCGATGTTATGCTTTCAGCAGGTTATGTCCCAAACCAGCCCTCAAGTGTTATTGACCTAAGTGGTGATGAACCCGTAATTATCAGAGAAGGAGCCGGGGATATCAGCTCGTTTGAAGATTGAGGGAATGCAATAATCCAATAATCCAATAATCCAATAATGCAGTAATGCAATAATCTTTTGTTCTTAGACGAGTGCGGTGGCTGATTTCATGCTCTAAATTAATCCCTCTGCAAATACGAACATTTTTGCTTTAAAGCAAAAAAACACGCGAACATTTTTGCTTTAAAGCAAAAAAACACGAATTATATCAGGTTATTCGCAGTTAGCCAGTCATCGTTATATACGGTGGAGAGATACTTATAGCCTGAGTCGCAGATGACGGTACAGATGACTGAGGGCTCCTTCAGTTGTTTTGCGAGTGACAAGACACCGAAAATGTTCGCACCCGATGACCCACCGGATAAAATTCCCTCTTCAGCCACGAGCAGAAAAGTATATTCTATAGCCTGCTTATCGGTCACCTGAATCATGTCATCGAGTACATGGAGCTGGGCGGTTTGAATAAGAAACTCGTCACCAAGGCCTTCGATGAGGTATCGGGAGGGAGTCCCGATTTTTTTGGTTTTAAAGTATTCATAAAATATTGAACCGACTGGATCGACGCCCACAACCTTTATGTCGGGATTTTTCTCTTTCAGATATCTTCCGGCACCTGTGCATGTTCCACCAGTTCCCACACCTGCAACGAAATAGTCGATTCTTCCGTTCATTTGCTGCCAGATTTCGGGACCGGTTGACATATAGTGAGCCTCATTGTTGTCAAGGTTGTTGTGTTGATCGATATAAAAAACATTTGGGTCTTCAGAAGCGAGTTTTGCAGCGAAATTGTTGTATGACTCCGGATGTTCAGGGGGAAGGGATGCATCTACTTTAATTACATCCACACCCATGATTTCGAGCATTTTAATTTTTTCTTTTGAAGTGGTGTTTCTGATAACGATCTTTAATTTGTAGCCTTTCTGTTTGCAGACGATCGCCAGCCCCATCGCAGTATTTCCCGAGGAGTTTTCGATTATCGTGTCTCCCGGTTTAATTTTTCCCTCTTTTTCCGCTTTTTCGATCATGTACATCGCGATGCGGTCTTTGATGCTGCCGCCTGGATTCATGAACTCAAGTTTGGCCCACACTTCATGATTTGTGAGTTTTGAAATATTCTCCAGCTTGACACACGGGGTTCTGCCAATGGCTTTCAGGAGGTTGAGATTAGAATTAAATGTCATGATTAAATCCGTTAAAACTATTGATTACAATCTGTTGCGAGATCAAATGCGGCGATGTACCACTTTCCGTTTTCATACGCGAAATCGATCTCGAAACCTTGTGTGTTTATTGTTCTGAGGACAATTTTGCTTTCTGCAAGTCTCAATTTTTGAACTGAAGCATCATCCCAGTCATCGTATTCAAGAAGTGAATATTCCCAGCGGGAGATTCTGCTGTATGAACGCACACCCTGGACGAAGCACCCCTCCTTTGACCAGTCTCCTGTTTCACAATTGTAGGCGGGAACTTCACCAAATGTCATATTGTCAGGTTGCAGTTTGATTTGGTCATCAAAGTAGATGAAAATTCCGGTTGCAAAAATGTCCTCCAGATTTGTCGGTATGGAGTCGAGGTGGACAGGCAGAAAGGAGGACCCGGGATTAATCATTACATAGAATCCATATGCAGGATTGATGTATCTGTTGAGACCTTGATAATCTTTGGTGTTGATCATCAGAGCAATGTTAGCGTAAATGCGTGAAAACTCTTCCTTGTCTATTTCAGGCATTTTGGTCATCAAAGCGGGTGGAACGGGAAGAACCCAAACATCTTTGTACTTCTCTTTTTGTCTGAGATCGTCCCAGAGATTTACTGCAGAATTCACATCATCAAAAAATCCTGTACATACTCTGTAAACGATTCCCGATTTTAACTTAAAATCGAGGATTTCAGGGTTCAATCCATCATGTACTGCTTCTTCATATTTTTCAGTCAGTGCATTTCTGTTCGCATCCGAAGAAAGCACGACTACAAATCCCTGTGAGAATACTCCGGCCGGGAAGAGCATATAGAGAATAAAAAGGAACAGCGATGTTTTTTTCAAACTTGGTAAATTCTTTTTTTTGAGTGTGCAATTTACAAAACAGGAGGGATTATATTCTTTAATCTGATCTGACTATCAGCGGCAGTTGCAAAATTTCCGACAATTCTACCGGACGCACTATTTCAAGATATTCCGGTCCGACTTAAAGACTTCACGGAATTCAGTATATTTAAAGTTTACAAATAATTATTTTTGAAGAGAAAGATGGCACAACCCCTTACCGTAGTTATCATGCTGAATTATAACGGGGCAAAAGACACGGTGGAATGTATTGAATCTGTGCAACGAATAGACTATGAAAACTACAGAATTCTTATAGTTGACAATTGCTCAACTGATAATTCTGTCGAGGTTTTCAGAGAGAGGTTCCCTGCACTTGATCTTTATGTTACCGAAAAAAATCTAGGATATACGGGGGGAATAAACAGAGGATTCAGGGAGGCTTCCAAATTTGGACCTAAGTATATGCTGGTATTGAACAATGATACCATTGTTGAGCCAAATTTTCTCTCTGAACTTGTAAATGCGATGGAATCAGATCCGCAGGCAGCCGCAGCGGGAGGGCTCATACTTGCCGAACACGACAGAAAAACCATCTGGTTTGGAAATGGTAAAATGATAAAGTGGCGGGGACTTGCGATTCATTTAGACAAAGGGTTACCCGTAGAGAAGAAATCACACAATCAAGTAACAGAGACTGATTTCCTTACCGGTTGCATGATCCTTTTCAGAACCGATCATCTCGCAAAAGCCGGGTTGGAAGATGAAGATTTTTTCATGTACCTTGACGATATAGAATTTTCCGCGAGGTTGAAAAAATATGGTTTCAAGCTTTTATATCAACCTGCTGCGGTAATCTATCACAAAGTTTTAGGCGAAAGAGAGAGTCCTTTAAAACTTTATTATTCAGTCAGGAACCGTTTTTTACTTAATAACAAGATGAACAGTGGTATCGTCCGTCTAATATCAGCAATCTATTTTTTTGCTGTGATATCGTTGAAAATAGTTGTCTGGTCTTTTACAAACAAACCTTTTGCAAAAGTAGCCCGGGCGGCGTTGAACGATTATTTCGCCCATAATCTGGGTTCTGGACGGGGACCCAACCTGACAGGAATTCTTGAAGGCTGACGATTGAAAAAAGTATTTGCAGTAATTCTTAATTATAATGGATATGATGATACTCTGAATTGTCTGAAAAGTCTTCAAAGGGAAAACTACAAAGAGTTGTACCCTGTCATCGTTGACAACAACTCACCAGACGGCAGCGGCAAGAGGCTTTTTTCGGAAATTACCAGTCTGCCTGTGATCCTGAACGAAGAGAACACGGGATATGCCGGAGGAATGAATACAGGTGCCCGATACGCTCTCTCCCATGGTGCCGATTTTGTTTTATATGTAAACAATGATACCGAATTTGGGGATAATACAATTTCGGAGATGGTTAAAGTAGCAGAAAGGGATTCTGCCATCGGGATAGTATCTCCGAAGGTTCTCTACCTTGATGAGAGGGATAAAATATACTGTGCCGGCAGCCGTTACATTTTTTGGCGGTGTGGAAATGTTTCACTGGGGAAAGGAACAAAAGCTTCCGAAAACTGTAATTCAGAGATGGAAATAACACACGCAGAGGGGGCCTGTCTGCTGATAAAAAGAGAGGTTTTTGAGAAGTCTGGCTTCATGAGTGAGTTCTTTTTCATGTATTTTGAAGACCTTGAATACTCACTGAGGGTAAATAAAAAATTCAAAATTATGTTTACTCCCAACGCAGTGATGTATCATCAGTCGGGGGCAGGCAAATCATTTGAACAGTACTCAAAACTGTACCATTATTACTTTACAAGGAACAGGTTCCTTATTTTCAGAGATCATAATCTCTTCGAAAAACTTTATGTGTTCCTTTATTCCACGGCAATAACGATTCTGAAATCGCTTGCAATAATTAAAGGTGCCACGGAAAAAGGAAGAACTCTCAAAGCGATATGGAGTGGTTATTTTTCCGGACTCGCATATATGACAAAAATTTGGAAGCTTGACGAAAGCAGACCTTTAATAAACAAAAACCTGTAATATTAAGCAAATTGAACAAAAAACAAGAAAAATTTCTATTAATTGCTGCTGACTTTATAACGATTAATCTCGCCTGGGTAATATATTTTTATATCCGGAACGAGTCGGGGATGTTTGCACAATTTACAGAGCCCGGATTTCTAATACCGATGCTGGTGATATTTTTCTACTGGTTTATGCTCTTTGTATTTTTCGGAATGTACAGGACATGGTTTGCACTCTCACGATTCGATGAGATATTCACACTCGTAAAAACCACCTTCTGGGGGACATTCATCCTCTTTTTTGCGATTTTTATTGACGATTCGGGGACGGGCGAGAATACAGGGAACAGATTCCTGATATTTATCTATTGGGGACTTATGGTTTCGTTGACCGTAACCGGACGCCTTCTCCTCAGATCGATTCAAAGGAAATTGTTGATTCAAGGTATTGGCAGGAAGAAGGCTCTTATAGTCGGATTCAATGAGCGGGCAATGGAGATACATGACCAGATTAATT
The nucleotide sequence above comes from Ignavibacteria bacterium. Encoded proteins:
- a CDS encoding methionine adenosyltransferase: MSFYFTSESVSEGHPDKLCDAISDAVLDAIYEQDPNSRVACETYATTGLVVVGGEITTNAYIDLNKVVRQTIEEIGYTKSEYKFAAESVGIVNVMHEQSRDIAMGVDTGGAGDQGIMFGFACDQTEELMPLPIVLSHKLVAKLAEIRKSNNGLMKWLRPDSKSQVTVEYSDDKTPLRVDAVVISTQHDADVDQETIKNEVIENVIKTVIPANLLDENTKFHINPTGRFEIGGPHGDTGLTGRKIIVDTYGGWAPHGGGAFSGKDPSKVDRSATYAARHIAKNVVAAGLAKECLIQVAYAIGVAQPVSIFVNTYGTGKIEDKAIAKMIEKEVDLTPKGIIERLQLRRPVYRATAAYGHFGRSGDGFTWEKLDLVDTFKKYAN
- a CDS encoding glycosyltransferase family 39 protein, producing MRLKFLQNKDNYIWLILVLALVLRLGAFFSFQPWDPITQNEVVLRFDAAQYHSLAVSLTEGHYQGNAFWAPGYPFFAALVYHIFGPKPWAVLMLNCFIGLISVFLLEKMGTKFFGKKTGLLVALLMAIEPHQIMYSQMFYTENLFIPLLLASAFCLLLYVEKSEINKLILSAFFLALCVYIRPAANYLVIVWAGFLLYHFGKKWKEGGKAASILAGVMLLILSPWLIRNYVLYGYFGHTTNGGFNVAYIFASSIYENQYGMTKDSSLAILQDRVQKSGKDLSNPFILDQVEAEVGWQVIKSHPKEYLVNHFFGSTNIYFSLSTNLLAEILHIKDQLLVQPKGSPAYNHIDEFLERKATPLVVAGAFILLYMTVIYSFVLRGILVMYKDGQKEILFFLLLTILYFTLIIGPLGGSVRFKVPITPFYLIIAAVGMIKSFPLISFWSKKEKA
- a CDS encoding nitronate monooxygenase — its product is MQTNITKLFNISLPIISGGMVWVSGWKLASAVSENGGLGLIGAGSMKPDLLREHIRKCRAATSKPFGVNLPQLREDISALVDVVLEEDVKIVFTSAGHPGRHIERLKSNGAKVIHVVSNIKQGLKSQEVGCDAVVGEGVEAGGHNGPDEITTLCLIPQLVDALKIPVIAAGGIADGRQVAACLALGASGVQIGTLFAASLESSAHPLYKQMVIEASDNGTILGLRNAGLARMIKNPFSLQVLELEKKGATKEEIIEALGRKREMLGIFEGNYEEGQFEAGQSSGLVKEILPVHEIFQKLLQEISLAKTSLDYCLVTKPEI
- a CDS encoding glycosyltransferase family 2 protein, which translates into the protein MKKVFAVILNYNGYDDTLNCLKSLQRENYKELYPVIVDNNSPDGSGKRLFSEITSLPVILNEENTGYAGGMNTGARYALSHGADFVLYVNNDTEFGDNTISEMVKVAERDSAIGIVSPKVLYLDERDKIYCAGSRYIFWRCGNVSLGKGTKASENCNSEMEITHAEGACLLIKREVFEKSGFMSEFFFMYFEDLEYSLRVNKKFKIMFTPNAVMYHQSGAGKSFEQYSKLYHYYFTRNRFLIFRDHNLFEKLYVFLYSTAITILKSLAIIKGATEKGRTLKAIWSGYFSGLAYMTKIWKLDESRPLINKNL
- a CDS encoding adenosylhomocysteinase gives rise to the protein MDHKQGHYKVRDISLAEAGRMKIEWAESRMPVMMKIRKEVEVTKPLAGYKIAGCLHVTKETAVLIETLSAAGAKVSWSGCNPLSTQDDIAAALAANGTEIYAWHGMNVEEFYWCIERTLDMKPNLTLDDGADLIFTVHNKFPELIPTIIGGTEETTTGVHRLRAMADAGALKYPVIAVNDAETKWDFDNVFGTGQSSIDGILRATSILLAGKNFVVAGYGHCGSGVAKRAQGMGANVIATEVKPTAALKATLEGMRVMTMDQAAAIGDVFITATGIKDIIVKRHFEVMKDGAIICNTGHYDCEININDLEAIAVKKRTVRPNNEEYTLADGRKIYLLAQGRLVNLAAAEGHPSEVMDMSFANQFMSQVRLATEHKNGNKLDNKVYDIPEAQDQEIAGIKLSTLGYSIDKLTPEQIEYMDDYSAGT
- a CDS encoding NTP transferase domain-containing protein, producing the protein MRAIIPVAGIGSRLKPHTNTIPKVLLTVGDKPILGHILQKLLDSGIHEATFVTGHLGGMIKHYVEKNFPMIDSIFVEQKKQEGLGHAIYQAAHTFGNDEIFIILGDTIFDVDLDKVFSLGASALGLKYVDDPRRFGVAIIEDGEIKQLVEKPEVPPSNMAIVGLYYIRNSEKLAECLKHNIDKDIRTRGEFQLTDALQMMLDQGEKMVPFTVDGWYDCGKPETLLETNRFLLSKHHDSNGSGKVVINPPCYIHPSAVIINSVVGPFVTISEGVKISESVVKNSIIGPHAEVERCIFEDSLIGANSFLRGKYTRVNTGDSSEIDFN
- a CDS encoding threonylcarbamoyl-AMP synthase; this translates as MELYELHPITPQKRFITKAAESLRAGEIVIFPTDTYYGMGCSIYAKGALERLFSIKNETRDKLFSFIVPDLKDISTHARVSDFAYKKMRKLLPGPYTFILPAAREVPKRLWSKRKTVGIRVPDHAIAIELARELGHPIVSTSTTNRRGDILTRPEEIESVLGFAVDVMLSAGYVPNQPSSVIDLSGDEPVIIREGAGDISSFED
- a CDS encoding cysteine synthase family protein, giving the protein MTFNSNLNLLKAIGRTPCVKLENISKLTNHEVWAKLEFMNPGGSIKDRIAMYMIEKAEKEGKIKPGDTIIENSSGNTAMGLAIVCKQKGYKLKIVIRNTTSKEKIKMLEIMGVDVIKVDASLPPEHPESYNNFAAKLASEDPNVFYIDQHNNLDNNEAHYMSTGPEIWQQMNGRIDYFVAGVGTGGTCTGAGRYLKEKNPDIKVVGVDPVGSIFYEYFKTKKIGTPSRYLIEGLGDEFLIQTAQLHVLDDMIQVTDKQAIEYTFLLVAEEGILSGGSSGANIFGVLSLAKQLKEPSVICTVICDSGYKYLSTVYNDDWLTANNLI
- a CDS encoding glycosyltransferase family 2 protein; this encodes MAQPLTVVIMLNYNGAKDTVECIESVQRIDYENYRILIVDNCSTDNSVEVFRERFPALDLYVTEKNLGYTGGINRGFREASKFGPKYMLVLNNDTIVEPNFLSELVNAMESDPQAAAAGGLILAEHDRKTIWFGNGKMIKWRGLAIHLDKGLPVEKKSHNQVTETDFLTGCMILFRTDHLAKAGLEDEDFFMYLDDIEFSARLKKYGFKLLYQPAAVIYHKVLGERESPLKLYYSVRNRFLLNNKMNSGIVRLISAIYFFAVISLKIVVWSFTNKPFAKVARAALNDYFAHNLGSGRGPNLTGILEG